The segment GGCCTTGGCACAGGCaccaactacggagtacaatgtGGCCCGGACGATACAATGTGACAAGGAGGATGAACCCAGAGCCAGCGAATGCGGACAAGCGCAATGAGCTCCTAATGCGCCGTGATAGCACTGGTCCGGAGCAGATCCAGATCAAAATGAGAGGTAGTACTACCACTCCATcaagtatgtacatacgtagcTGAAGCTTGACCAAAcgcccatcatcaatgcATAAACCAGCCAATGGAGCAGGCACGCAAGCTGCCAACCACGTAATGTATTGTAATCGTTCCTGATGGCCATTCTTACTTTTTATCCTCTGAGCTTGTGTTTTGACGCTTCGTTGGACCCCGTCAACTTGGAATTGACCGATCTGTTGTCTCGGACTAGCCGTGGGGTGATGGATTGCTTGGGTTGTTTCCTGATTGAATCGCGAAAACCACCTCTCCCTTCCAATTCTGCAAATTAAGCCCTCGCCTAGCTTTCCTTTTGCATTGGCTGGGTTGGCCTGTGCTTGTTTGCTTGTTCTCCCGTGAGCCACAGAAGATCCTCACTGGCGACTTCAGTGGATGCGCACCCATGCCCATACGTATTGCACGGACGTACATATAACAACATGTACTTTGGACAATGAAGATGGTGGATCATTCGAGTTGGAAAAGACAAGTCTACCATGGTAAGCTATTCGACCTTCCGGGAGGTGTTCGATCATGGGTTCAGGaacggagtaccgagtactcgTCGAGGGAAAAGAAGTGAGTGAGACCGTTGTAAGTGTATGTGGCGGCCCTGTCGTTATGGACCAACAATATCTTGATGCTTTATGCGTCTCATGTCGTTATCAACTGTGCAAAACTACGTCCAAGCGGACGTTTCGCGATGTTATGGCGATCGCGTTTGTCTGGGTTGGACATTGTTATTACAGGTTCCTTGTCATATGTCGCCGGCCAGCACCCTGGCCCTCGTTGTTTTCGGCCCACGATGCGAAGATAGGTTTAGTGGCTGGGGGCTCCAATCTAGAGTCATTTTATCAGCACACATGTGAATAACAGCACCGAGAATAACGTGCATCGTGCTGCGTGGCACAGGGTCATTTTGGATAAGCTCTGCCAAACCCAACGTCGACCTTGGTTGTGGAAAAAgacggtactccgtagtatcAGTGCCCTTGCTTGGACTCAGCTGCGGCTATGCCACAAGTCCTGCACTTGGTCGCATGTCTCGTGCCCGAGACAGTGTGCCTGCttgcttttctttcttaTGTGGTTGATCTGGTGTCTTGCCAACACAACAGGCAGATATGTGTGGGGACGCCGAACAACACAAACAAGAGCACGCCAGCATGCTGAGATGGCATCTGGAGGCTCAAATAGGCGCCGAATTGAAATGCTCCGGGTCGTGGAGGAGACCGTTGCTTGGTATGGAGCGTAATTCAAGGCAAGATAGGACATTGTGCCCAAATGTTTTGGTGGACTGGAGGCGGGAGCCGAGAAGTGGGCCGGCCGACTCTCCGTTGTTGGGGGCTTGACCGTGAGGCTTGACCAAGTGGGCTTCAGTTGGCCAGGAGGCGCCGAGACGAAACAGGGACTTGACAGACCTTGAATGTTGGGGCGAGACTGTGTGCTGTCCTCGGTAGCCCGTCACTATTATTGTGATTGCACGCATTGAGTTCTTGATGTCTGATACTTTCCCTGCGCCGTAGGTGCCTCATGGACAACACCGAACGGCTGCCTTGCATAATCGAGGCGTGCATGTGTCCGGggccgtcctcggcggcctccaCAGCCCGACGGCCTAGCAGTCCAACAGTCCAACAGTCCAACCGTCCAACCGTCGACAGCTCAACAGACCGCGCGGCTCCAaaagccgacatggacgtgTCCGTCTGTCACCACGGGCGCGGCGTCTGGCCGGCGGTCGACTCAGGCACTGCTATTTCTCCGTCGTGGCCCATGATCGACTCGGCCGTAGCGACTGTTCATCAACGTCTGGTTggtcgttgttgttgtctgGGCCTGCATTAAaccgacgccggcgccccAGCCGCCGTCCAGCCCCCAAGCCatgggacatctggaggctTTGCAGCCACTGACCCCTGTCCTGTCCTGGCTTGGCGTCTGCTGAGCAGACATGGAACTGGAGCATCTGCATTATTATTGCGCCGGCGGTGGCAGTCGGCCAGTCGCCAGGCTGCCCGGCTGCCACTGTGTCAGGCTAGTCCCTCCTGCGTGTCTGGAAGCATTCCCAGTCCAGAGTCATCAGCAGACTTCTCGTGCTGCCCTCGCCTCCTGTCCGTCCCTTGTGGCCGTCTTTCGCTGCCCGCTCCTCCACATCCACGACCCGGCATCACGGCCAGACAGACTTTAACTTGCATTCCACATTCCAACCATCCCCCAGTGCTATTTGCATGGCGCCTCACAAATGATTACTACTGTCCGCCGTCGCTGAGCCCTCGTTTCCGCCCTTACATTAGCCACGCGGGCAAGCAGCACAAAACAGCCAACGACAGCAGCCAGCGAATAACCAactgcgtacggagtagaaccttgccctccccccccttttcccgTACCCGTCCGTCTCTGGTCTCCTAGGAGCCTCGTTGCTCCACCGAGCTTCTGCTTGATCGTTTCGTCCCGCCCGACAACCACACACCGGCGACGCAACTTTTTCCTCATCGAACCTCGTCTTCtcagcatcgacatcgacatcgacattGACACCGACACCGACACCGACACCGACACCCCCTTGTCAGCGACGCCAAGGCCTGCCACAGGGCAAGCCATCACCTACCGAGAGCAtggcttcgtcgtcgtcaaacgTTGTCGGTGTGCACTACCGCGTGGGGAAGAAGATCGGAGAAGGCTCCTTTGGCGTCATCTTCGAGGGAACCAATCTGCTGAACAACCAACAAGTGGCCATCAAATTCGTGAGTTCTTTGTCGACAAGGCGCCCTGCTGTGCCTCTGGCTGTCCGTCTCGTTGCCGACCGTTGACAATTGCTTTTAGGAACCCCGTAAAAGCGACGCTCCTCAACTCCGAGATGAGTATCGGACATACAAGATCCTCGTCGGATGCCGTAAGCTCCACCTCGGTTGACCTTGTTGTCAACCATGTTTGTATTTTGTAACACGCCGCCGTGCTAACCTGTTTGCTAGCGGGCATCCCCAATGTCTACTAtttcggccaagaaggccttCACAATATCCTGGTTATCGACCTGCTAGGCCCGTCTCTGGAAGACCTTTTTGACCATTGCGGTCGTCGATTCACCATCAAAACTGTTGTCATGGTTGCCAAACAGATGCTGTCTCGAGTCCAGACGATCCATGAGAAAAACTTGATATATCGTGATATCAAGCCTGACAACTTCCTGATTGGCCGCCCCGGCACCAAGTCCTCCAATGTCATACACGTCGTCGACTTTGGCATGGCCAAACAATACCGTGACCCCAAAACCAAGCAGCACATCCCATACAGAGAACGAAAATCTTTATCAGGAACCGCCAGATACATGAGTATCAATACTCATTTGGGACGCGAACAATCCAGACGAGATGACCTCGAggctcttggccatgttttcATGTACTTCCTCCGGGGGGGCCTTCCCTGGCAAGGCCTGAAGGCTGCTACAAATAAACAAAAGTATGAGAAAATTGGCGAAAAGAAGCAGACTACCGCAATCAAGGATCTTTGCGAAGGCTTCCCGGAAGAATTTTCCAAGTATCTTACATACGTCCGAAACCTTGGCTTCGAAGATACCCCAGACTACGATTACCTCCGCGAGCTCTTCACTCAAGCGCTGAAGAACACGGGCGaggtcgaggatggcgagTACGATTGGATGAAAATCACCAAGGATTCGGGAAAGGGATGGGACTCGGTCAAGAACCATGGAGCTGGCTACCTCCACAACCCAAACGTCCGTCCCGGCCCTTCTCAAATGGAACTGCACAGTGGCCACCGTCCTGGAAATACCAACTCTCATCAGCAAGCACAGAATCTTACCGTCGGCCGTTTAAACGCCGCACAACCCCCTCCTCCGTCACCGATCAAACCGATGGGCAACAGGAAAGATCGGCCAAGCGGCCTCGGTACCACGGGGGCGCAGAGAGTCAGCGGCGTGGGGGGTCTCCGAGGCGATTTGGGTACACCGGCTGGCTCGACTCAAGCTCAATTCCAGAACAGCACCCAGAACCTACCGCAGAGGGGACAGCAACAGAGCCCCATGGTGGCAGCCGGCCAACCTAACCTTCGTCCTGCCGAACCTCAGCCTAGCGGTTTCCAGAAGTTCATGAAGACCATCTGCTGTGGTTAGGTGCCTCCCATCAGCTATGGGGAGTGTTTTGGTATATAGTGCAGTGCCAGCAATCCAGAGGCCGTTCAACTCGGCCGTCAACCTGCCACGACAAATGATTTTCGCCGACGACCAATGTCAGCTCCCGAATCGAAAGATTACTTCTGCTTGAGTTCCGAtgtcttggacaagatggcacTTGACTATAAACTGCCAAGAGCTAACCCTACCGCTGTCCGATGGCGGCGGGAATCGAGTGCTGAAACGCGAAAACATTGCTACAAGAGCTGTCAAAGACGGCAACGAGCTCCAAAACTACACTCATAGCGACCAACGCCGGCGTGGGGAATATCTGATGGGCATTCCGCACCTATGGGGGCGCAAACTCTTTTTACGACTAGCATTCAGAAAAAGCGACAAAAAAAACTCCAGGCAGTCTTACTAAAGACGGCCCTACGGAAACAAGGGTTGGAAATTTCCTAGTTCCATTTATTTTTCACGTCAGGCATTCCACAACGAAACCATACTTAAAAGCCACTTTCAATGTGCAGCGAAGCACGGCGCAAGGCGGTAACGACAAACAGGTAGCATTGGGTTTACTCGCGATATTATcatttttagttttttttttcttatccCTCCACCGTACAACCTCTCACTCACTCTCACAAGTCACTCTCACTCAGAGTTATTCTACTGCTACGCCATTGtgtaataaaaaaaatctgcAAGGGCTTCATGTTTTGTATTCCTGTCTAGTCGTACTAGAGCGACAATTGGTGGGCGGGGGAGGTTGTGCACAAGATGCGATTCTAGAAGTCATGAAAGTGCCGATAACACAGTAAGAAGGGAGACAAGGGCAATTGTAGCGTTGATGGGAATATAAGGAGGTTCAGGAGTTCTCTTATGGTATACATCGTAATGgaataaatattttagtaaCATCATACAACGTCTCGTATAGATCTTCTCaaagggagggggggggaagggTCATGACATTGGTTGTCCATCTTCTGGAATTTTTCGTTCCTTGGAATACATAACTAGACCTCTCCGCATTATCACTGCAATTTAACACCATTATGTATGCCCATGTCTCCCTTCTGTGTAGTAAATTTGCATCCCAAAAGTCACCACCCAAACGGATCGTTCTACCTGAAAAACCTGAATATCTTCGGAACCTTTTGACgggagaaaagaaaaagcaagctAAACACATCACGTCTGCCTCCAAAAAAAGTAAGTCCCCAACTCTAAATGGGGTACGCTACGTGAGCTTCtgcttgatgaagaaggatcGGAGATGTGACAGTTGCCAGGCGCAGGTGATTCCGATGACAATGAGCTGGATGATGATCCAGCGGATGACGCGGGCGTTGGTAGATTCGGACTGGTCTCTGAAGTCGGCTTCTCGCTCCTGTTTGGTTTACAGCATCAATGACGTGTTCAATGATCAGACTGGGGGAGGGAGCGGGGGATGATTTGCAGCGGTTGTATGGACAGTTTTGGGAGcacaagagaagaagaaaagaaaagaagaaacgtACTCTCTGGAAGACCTGCTCGCGGCGAATATCGTGCAATCTGGCGTTTAGGTCCTTGACGCGGGACGCAATGTCCTgcaacttgtccttgtcgctgCTCTCAATCTGGCCCGTCTCGCCGATAACAAGGTCGAGCTTCATCTtgatgccgccgttggggCTGTGCGCCGAGAGCCATGCCGACCGGCCAGAGGTGGACGAGGGCACGAAGCAGATCTTATGGTCGCCGGCCTCGTGGGCTGTGAAGGTGAAGCGGCCCGAGGCGGAGCCGCGCTGGGAGACGATGCGGTGGTTGTTGTCGAAGACTTCCTGTGCAGGTGTCAGCATCTCGTTGACGAAGATTGTGCACGTGCTGCTGCCCTCTGCCAAGGGGCGCAGATGTTGTTGGCGATTGAGATTGGGGGAGGAAAACTGGAAGGGGTATTCGTCATGGTGGTGGTCAAGGTGACACGTACATCCACGGAAATGTAGATTGTAATCCCATTatgctgctgccaagaatTCACCCGGTCGTCGTACTCCTCAGCAGAGTAGTGTCCCACGACAAGCGTATCCTTGGGCAACTCCTCGAAAAAGCATTTTGgcgcggcgccgtcgacgaagAAGTAGAGAGCCTGTGCGGCGGATGCCAGCGACAGCAGGGGCAGGAAAGTCTTCATGGTGTGTTTCTATGATCGTAATTAAACCGTGTACTGTAAAACAAAAGGGCACGCTTTGATGAAGTGGAAAATGAAATAGGCGGTCGTCAACGTCTTAATCCGTTGTGCAGCGCAAACAGTTGCAAAATTGATTGCAGTTATGGTGTTTCACTGCACCATCAGTCTTGATTCCTCGCGAAGCTGCCACGTTCGAAAAATGGACCTCCTTTCGCGGGATATGTCAGGGGGTTCGCTAGGGGAAGGAGGGCAGTGGGGTCACGTGCAATTGGGACTCTGATGGGCAAACCTTGGCCAAACCTTCGCGTCATCCTCTAAGCGCCAGCCGATATCAAAACCTCATTCGAGAGTCTACCACCAAGCCCTTTTCGACAGTGGCGCGCAAGTCAGTCGATGCTCATTCCCATTAAGTAACAGTTGTGGATGGTTTCGAAGTAGACAAGGTTGAGGCTATCTTTTGATGGCTTAATGCAGATGGCATAAGGCTGTCTTCGACCGCTACTCCCCCCCCATTTCTATCGCCATCTGAAATCTCGCCCGATTGCGCCCGAACATCTGCGAAACGAGCGAAAATGACGTCCTCTGATGTGCGCGACGTTCTCAACCTGGGAGACAGTTCCTCCGGCCCGCGACCGTCTAAGAAACAGAAAATCGGGCAGCCGAAACCGAATCTCAAGGGTCTAGCCAGAGAAGTCCTCAATCTCGGAGGCGATAATCCCGTATCGATAATACCGGCCAAGAACCAATTCAAGAAGAGGCGTCTTGGGGGTCGGAAACCGGCTGCGCGATGGGAACTTCGCGAGTTCCGCAATTCAGGCCGCGATGATAGGTCATTGATTTTGCGGCATTGGCGACGGGTAGATACCAAGGATCTCGCCGCATCTAGTGGCgagcgccagcagcagctcgaggcGCAACTGCAAGATGGCGGACAGGAGAAAAAtggagagaagaaggaaagcGAGGCGGAACGAGACATAGAAGACTCGGCATTCGCCAAGTTCAACGTGAGGATCCAGGTCCCCCAATACTCGCAGGACCAATACCAAGTCTCGCTGCAAAACGAGGACTGGACAAAGGAAGAGACAGACTATTTGATGGAGATGGCAAGCGACTTTGATCTCCGTTGGCCACTTATCTGGGATCGATACGAGTATCAACCTCCCGCGACTAATGGGGCGACCGACGTGGACGGGGACGAGAGTAAGGCAATTGTCCCCGCTACGAGGCCTCGGTCAATGGAGGACCTAAAGGCTAGATACTACGAGGTTGCtgccaagatgatggccgccCAGAAACCGGTGCAGTACATGACACAGCAGGAATATGCGCTGCATGAGACCATGGCGCATTTCAACCCCAAGCAAGAGAAGCTGAGGAAGGAATTTGCAATGAATTCCATGTCGCGATCAAAGGAGGAAGCCCGAGAAGAAGAGTCGTTGTTGCTGGAAATCAAGCGGATAATGGCGAGGAGTGAGCGATTCAACGAAGAGAGGAGAGAGCTGTATAACCGGTTGGATTATCCTAGGGCCGAAACGGACATCAACCCATTCAAGTCTTCGGCTGGACTGCAGACCTTGCTGCAGAATCTTATGAGTACTGACAAgtcaaagaagagaaaatcCATCATGGGCACCGACAGCCCGGCTGGCCCAGGACCTGGCGCAGCTGGAGCGGCTCAAAATGCAGCAGCTCCAGAATCAGGTAAACGGGAGAGTGCTGCTGTGTCGAATGCTGCGACTCGTGAATCTACGGCAGCAACGTCAACACCCACCGCTGCCAGTAAGAAGGCTCAACAACaagagaagcagcagcaacaagccCCAGAGCGCAGGAAGCTCAACAGCCAGGAAGAAGCTGTATATGGCGTTACACATCACGACCGACTTGGCTCGGGACCTACGTTCCGGACCGAAAAGATCAACAAGCTCTTCTCTCATAAGTCAAACCAGCAGCAACTCCGTATTAACAACACTCTCAACGAGCTGGATGTTCCGGCTAAATTAGCAATGCCAACTGCTGCGACCACTCTGCAATATGAACAGCTCCTGGCTGCTGTCAACAGTTTATTGGACGCGCGAAAGGTATCAGACAAACTCGATGGCGAGATCAAGATCGAGCAGGCTAAGAAGGCAGAGCGAGAGAAGAACCAAGGCCCTGCTGCCCCTGAGAAAGAGACTGCTCCGGCGGACAGCGAGAGAAAGACTGACGGCGAGGTTAAGAAGCCTGATAACGCTACTACCTCCGGTGATCAGCCAGAGTCTGCGGACAAGGCTGCCGGCCCGGCTGgtgaggacaaggacaaggccgacgatgTCAAAGACCAACAAGTACCACCTGCAGGGACGGGTGACGGCGCAGAAGAGTCGACCTCCAAATCAGAACAAGACCAagaggccgccgccgccacggagAAAGTGACAGCAGTCGAGCCGGAAAGGGAAAAGAGCGCTCGGCCGGGAAGTAGCAGTGGTGCCCACAAACGAAGTGCCAGTGTATTAAGCAGCGTGAGCGACAAGAGCGCCAAACGACAGAAGAAGTGATCATGTACCTCACAAGTACATTTTACTTAAGCCGTAGGCGCCGTTGTTGACGACGCCAAAAGTCTCCCCTGGCCCCTTTTCCTTGAAAAATCTCCTCGGGCGTTTAAAATAGTAAACGGGAAGGGTCACTCGGAAGGGGGAAAAGGGGTGGGGGGTTACGGGCGTACGGGCGGGTATCTGTAACTACTGTAATGATGAATATGCAAGAACTTCGTCCCTAGATCCCTTCATCTCAAAAGTGCCAGAAGGCTCATCATGGCCCCATTAGCAGCTGGGGACAAGAGCCACGCGTAAGTCAATGTGGACGAGTTAGGCTTGGAAACAAaggttgaagatgatgagatgGCGTTTCATCGTTCGGGAAGCCGGGGTGTTGGCCTTTAGGGCAGACGCGTCCCTTGTCCAGGGGCAAAGGAGGATGGCGGCGCATAAGAAACCCGAGATTCGGACCAACAGAGCCAAGATTTATGCTGAAACGTGCGGTTGAGCCTCCAATGATGATCTTCCGGAACAATTTCGACCAGTGATTGTGAATCGTGTATGGATTGCTGGAGCATGAAGCGCCGAACGTTTATCTTGAAAGGGCCA is part of the Metarhizium brunneum chromosome 4, complete sequence genome and harbors:
- the cki1 gene encoding Casein kinase I 1 encodes the protein MASSSSNVVGVHYRVGKKIGEGSFGVIFEGTNLLNNQQVAIKFEPRKSDAPQLRDEYRTYKILVGCPGIPNVYYFGQEGLHNILVIDLLGPSLEDLFDHCGRRFTIKTVVMVAKQMLSRVQTIHEKNLIYRDIKPDNFLIGRPGTKSSNVIHVVDFGMAKQYRDPKTKQHIPYRERKSLSGTARYMSINTHLGREQSRRDDLEALGHVFMYFLRGGLPWQGLKAATNKQKYEKIGEKKQTTAIKDLCEGFPEEFSKYLTYVRNLGFEDTPDYDYLRELFTQALKNTGEVEDGEYDWMKITKDSGKGWDSVKNHGAGYLHNPNVRPGPSQMELHSGHRPGNTNSHQQAQNLTVGRLNAAQPPPPSPIKPMGNRKDRPSGLGTTGAQRVSGVGGLRGDLGTPAGSTQAQFQNSTQNLPQRGQQQSPMVAAGQPNLRPAEPQPSGFQKFMKTICCG
- the ERP6 gene encoding Protein ERP6, with the translated sequence MKTFLPLLSLASAAQALYFFVDGAAPKCFFEELPKDTLVVGHYSAEEYDDRVNSWQQHNGITIYISVDEVFDNNHRIVSQRGSASGRFTFTAHEAGDHKICFVPSSTSGRSAWLSAHSPNGGIKMKLDLVIGETGQIESSDKDKLQDIASRVKDLNARLHDIRREQVFQREREADFRDQSESTNARVIRWIIIQLIVIGITCAWQLSHLRSFFIKQKLT
- the SWC4 gene encoding SWR1-complex protein 4 — protein: MTSSDVRDVLNLGDSSSGPRPSKKQKIGQPKPNLKGLAREVLNLGGDNPVSIIPAKNQFKKRRLGGRKPAARWELREFRNSGRDDRSLILRHWRRVDTKDLAASSGERQQQLEAQLQDGGQEKNGEKKESEAERDIEDSAFAKFNVRIQVPQYSQDQYQVSLQNEDWTKEETDYLMEMASDFDLRWPLIWDRYEYQPPATNGATDVDGDESKAIVPATRPRSMEDLKARYYEVAAKMMAAQKPVQYMTQQEYALHETMAHFNPKQEKLRKEFAMNSMSRSKEEAREEESLLLEIKRIMARSERFNEERRELYNRLDYPRAETDINPFKSSAGLQTLLQNLMSTDKSKKRKSIMGTDSPAGPGPGAAGAAQNAAAPESGKRESAAVSNAATRESTAATSTPTAASKKAQQQEKQQQQAPERRKLNSQEEAVYGVTHHDRLGSGPTFRTEKINKLFSHKSNQQQLRINNTLNELDVPAKLAMPTAATTLQYEQLLAAVNSLLDARKVSDKLDGEIKIEQAKKAEREKNQGPAAPEKETAPADSERKTDGEVKKPDNATTSGDQPESADKAAGPAGEDKDKADDVKDQQVPPAGTGDGAEESTSKSEQDQEAAAATEKVTAVEPEREKSARPGSSSGAHKRSASVLSSVSDKSAKRQKK